One window of the Zea mays cultivar B73 chromosome 3, Zm-B73-REFERENCE-NAM-5.0, whole genome shotgun sequence genome contains the following:
- the LOC100282137 gene encoding bidirectional sugar transporter SWEET1a isoform X1, protein MTLLNCLLSAWYGLPFVSPNNILVSTINGTGSVIEAIYVVIFLIFAVDRRARLSMLGLLGIVASIFTTVVLVSLLALHGNARKVFCGLAATIFSICMYASPLSIMRLVIKTKSVEFMPFLLSLAVFLCGTSWFIYGLLGRDPFIIIPNGCGSFLGLMQLILYAIYRKNKGPAAPAGKGEAAAAAAEVEDTKKVAAAVELADATTNKAADAVGGDGKVASQV, encoded by the exons ATGACGCTGCTCAACTGCCTCCTATCGGCTTG GTACGGCCTGCCGTTCGTGTCCCCGAACAACATCCTGGTGTCGACGATCAACGGGACGGGGTCGGTGATCGAGGCCATCTACGTGGTGATCTTCCTCATCTTCGCGGTGGACCGGCGGGCCAGGCTCAGCATGCTGGGCCTCCTGGGCATCGTCGCCTCCATCTTCACCACCGTGGTGCTCGTCTCGCTGCTGGCCCTCCACGGCAACGCCCGCAAGGTCTTCTGCGGCCTCGCCGCCACCATCTTCTCCATCTGCATGTACGCCTCGCCGCTCTCCATCATG AGGCTGGTGATCAAGACGAAGAGCGTGGAGTTCATGCCGTTCCTGCTCTCCCTGGCCGTGTTCCTGTGCGGCACCTCCTGGTTCATCTACGGCCTCCTCGGCCGCGACCCCTTCATTATT ATCCCGAACGGGTGCGGGAGCTTCCTGGGCCTGATGCAGCTCATCCTGTACGCCATCTACCGGAAAAACAAGGGCCCCGCCGCGCCGGCCGGCAAGGgagaggccgccgccgccgccgcggaggTGGAGGACACCAAGAAGGTGGCCGCTGCCGTGGAGCTGGCCGATGCCACGACCAACAAGGCAGCGGACGCCGTCGGCGGCGACGGCAAGGTCGCCAGCCAGGTGTAG
- the LOC100282137 gene encoding Bidirectional sugar transporter SWEET1a, translating into MEHIARFFFGVSGNVIALFLFLSPVVTFWRVIRKRSTEDFSGVPYNMTLLNCLLSAWYGLPFVSPNNILVSTINGTGSVIEAIYVVIFLIFAVDRRARLSMLGLLGIVASIFTTVVLVSLLALHGNARKVFCGLAATIFSICMYASPLSIMRLVIKTKSVEFMPFLLSLAVFLCGTSWFIYGLLGRDPFIIIPNGCGSFLGLMQLILYAIYRKNKGPAAPAGKGEAAAAAAEVEDTKKVAAAVELADATTNKAADAVGGDGKVASQV; encoded by the exons ATGGAGCATATCGCCAGGTTCTTCTTCGGAGTTTCTG GGAATGTCATTGCGCTCTTCCTCTTCCTGTCGCCTGT TGTCACCTTCTGGAGGGTCATCAGGAAGCGGTCGACGGAGGACTTCTCCGGCGTGCCCTACAACATGACGCTGCTCAACTGCCTCCTATCGGCTTG GTACGGCCTGCCGTTCGTGTCCCCGAACAACATCCTGGTGTCGACGATCAACGGGACGGGGTCGGTGATCGAGGCCATCTACGTGGTGATCTTCCTCATCTTCGCGGTGGACCGGCGGGCCAGGCTCAGCATGCTGGGCCTCCTGGGCATCGTCGCCTCCATCTTCACCACCGTGGTGCTCGTCTCGCTGCTGGCCCTCCACGGCAACGCCCGCAAGGTCTTCTGCGGCCTCGCCGCCACCATCTTCTCCATCTGCATGTACGCCTCGCCGCTCTCCATCATG AGGCTGGTGATCAAGACGAAGAGCGTGGAGTTCATGCCGTTCCTGCTCTCCCTGGCCGTGTTCCTGTGCGGCACCTCCTGGTTCATCTACGGCCTCCTCGGCCGCGACCCCTTCATTATT ATCCCGAACGGGTGCGGGAGCTTCCTGGGCCTGATGCAGCTCATCCTGTACGCCATCTACCGGAAAAACAAGGGCCCCGCCGCGCCGGCCGGCAAGGgagaggccgccgccgccgccgcggaggTGGAGGACACCAAGAAGGTGGCCGCTGCCGTGGAGCTGGCCGATGCCACGACCAACAAGGCAGCGGACGCCGTCGGCGGCGACGGCAAGGTCGCCAGCCAGGTGTAG